From the Triticum urartu cultivar G1812 chromosome 4, Tu2.1, whole genome shotgun sequence genome, the window GAAATGATTCTGAAAAGGTCTGTTTTTTAAAAATCCAATCTTTTCAAAAGAACGCAAAATATCATAAATTTAATCACATGGTGTTATGCTCTTTTACTGCTATTTTCTATGATATACATAGTGACGTCGTACAGACGCAAGCGCAACATCATCTAGAATAGCTTTAAAATGGTTAGAACCACATTGTGATTGTGGATAGTTGAATGTTAGATTTGTCTGATTTCATAGTTCGGAGCTGTATGCATTTGCGTGCGCAAGAAACACACTTTTCCTACAAAATATGCATCTATCTGGTttgggtctgtctaggacacatctagatgtgacatagtgtCACATCTAAgctgatgtccactctgtttgtggtctattttttttATCCTAGTTTTTTTATTTCTTattgctacattatatacttgtaggagcttagatgtgacatccttaaaaaacatttagatgtgaattagacaaactgatctGGTTTCCATTAGATAAATAATCCCGTTTTCATGACCTTTGATTGAGCAACTAGACTTTCTTTGCCGAGTGAGAGACACTTCTGTGATGTGCAAGGATAGTCAATCCTTAATGGTGTCGTTTTCGCTCTTAATTTGTGAGTTCAGGTTGGACCGAGCACTTCAAGGCGTCGGTGGACAGCGGCAAGAAGCAGATCCGGTGCATGGGGGTGAAGTGCCCGGTGGTGTGCGACGAGGCCGTGGTGCAGCAGCTCCTCGCCGGCAAGTACCCCGACGCGGCCAGGCGCTTTGACCGCTTCCTCCTCGAGTCGTACCTCGAGAACAACGACTCGGTGAAGTGGTGCCCGAGCGTCCCGCACTGTGGCCGCGCGATCCGCGTGGGCGCTGGCGAGCGCTACACCGAGGTGGAGTGCCCCTGCGGCCTGGGCTTCTGCTTCGCGTGCGCGGCCGCCGCGCACTCGCCGTGCCCGTGCACCATGTGGGACATGTGGGAGGTCAAGTGCAACGGCGAGTCGGAGACCGTCAACTGGATCCTCGCCAACACCAAGAGCTGCCCCAAGTGCTTCAAGCCCATCGTCAAGGACGGCGGCTGCAACCTCGTCACCTGCAAGTGCGGCCAGTGTCTATGGTAAGCagccatttccatctccatctcgaTCCACCCATCCATGGCTTCTTCTTGGCCTGATGGATGGATCACTACCTAGCTTAGCTTGGCTTTGTGAACCTCATGAATCCATGGATGATGGCCGGTGCAGCTGGAAGTGCGGCGGCGCCACGGGGTCCGCGCACAACTGGGACAGCATCGACGGCCACAGCTGCAACCGCTTCGTCggggaggagaagaagaaggtgGACAACGCCAAGCGCAACCTGCACCGCTACACGCACTACTACGACCGCTTCAAGATCCACGGCGACTCGCACAAGCTGGAGCACGACAAGCTCGGCCCGGCCATCGACGAGCGGGTCAAGCTGCTGGAGGCGCTGCAGGACCAGCCCCTCATCCAGGACGCCAGCTGGCTCACGGACGCGCACCGCGGCCTCCTGCAGTCGCGCCAGGTGCTCTCGCGCTCCTACGTCTTCGCCTACTACATGTTCGGCGACGACGACAAGGTGCGCACGCGGCCCGCGCACCGCGGCAGCCTGCCCATCGCGCAGGGCCTCTTCGAGAACTACCAGGAGGAGCTGGAGAGCAACGTGGAGCGCCTCTCCAAGCTGCTCGCCACCGAGTACGGGCCGGTGCCGGACGAGGACGACGTCCGGCAAGACAAGCAGAACGCCATGAACCTCGCCAAGATCGTGCAGACGCGATGCGGGGAGATCTACAAGTGCATCCAGGACGAGCTGCTGCCGCTGCTCCTAGACCCCATGATCATCGCCGCGTACCGCCCCCGCGGCCCCGACAAGGCCAAGGAGTTCACCACCGCCTGATGAGGAGGAGATTAGCTCCTCCAATTTCTTTTGGCCGCGACGGCAGGTGGCTGTACTGTGCTGCAAGTGTCTAGTACTCCATTGGACAGTCTCTCGCTGATTGTCTGGGCAGCAACAACGGGAGGGAAATGGCTTCAGGAAGGTAGCTCGATAGGAGCTGCATGTTTTTCCTAGTATTGGATTTTGTAGTACTATATCAGATACAGAAGCCCAAAGGTTATTCTGTATACTGTATATCATTTGGGCGAAATTCAAAGAGTAAAACGCGTCGTTTGTCTATGAACTTGCCATCGATGTGCTTGTTCTCATGCGAACCTCTTTATTAAGATCGGAGCTGTCTGATTCTTGACACTTTTGGTCGATTGTTTGACATTGGTTGGCAGGGTTCTTCTGTGTTGTTTATCCGGAGGGCTCTTCATTGGAGGCCAAAACCAGCCAAGATGAACAACGCGTCGTAAATGGGTTGTTATACATCATGGGCCGTAAATGAGACCAGAAGCAACACGACCTGTAAATGGTCCAAAAGCCCCTACGTTTTTTTAGAAACACCCTACGGGTTGATTGAATGCACCGAAATCCACCATAGACCGAAAATGCCACATAGACACGAGGGGCAGTAAATGGGTCGGTAGACACAAAGGGCTGAAAATGGCCCAGAGAAACCACATCTCGGAAGTTGGCCGAAATGCAGACGGTACGGGCCGAAACTGATCAATAGGCACCACGGGCCACACATGGGCCAGAAGTATCAACAGTTAAGGGACTAGATGAGTTATGAACCTAAATGTGCTAGTACACACGGGCGCCCTAAATATGCTTCCTCGATATCTTTTGTTAGTATGCAACGATAGTATGTGAGGATTTGGTTTAACAAAGAGTTATGACCCTTAAATATGTTATGAAAGCATTGAAGAATATGGGCCAGAACTGTAGACTTTGGTTTACTAGTTTATTTTGCTTCCATTTGAGTCAATATGACAAACTGTACTACTGAGGGGGTCAAAGTGAAAGTTAGATTGAACTCTTCTAGTATGTGCTCAATCCAAACCCAAAATCTTTCATTGAAAACTTTGAGAACGTAAACACAAGTGCATTTGGCTTCAGAGTCCGAGATGTTATTCTTCGAGACTCCTTAGCGCAATTGCCTTGCAAAACAACTAGTTGTCTTGCGCGGGAAGACAGACCACGTGAGAGAGTTGCTTTGAAATCCTACCGTTAGCCACGTGTCGTGTTGATGATGTGAGTGAGCCTCCAATGTTCATATTGGCCCACAGGTTTGCTCCACCGACTATAAAGACCCTCTTAACTCAACCTTAAACCGGTGGCTGCTCCGCATAAAATTTAGGCAGAGATTATCTGAGCAACCCATGTCTCCCATAGATCTGAGAGAATTCCAGTGAGAAAAAACTCAGAGCCTAAAACTGCTCTCCCATAGATCTGAGAGAATTCTAGTGAGAAAAAACTCAGAGCCTAAAACTGCTAAGTGATTGAGTTCTTAAATTAAGTGAACAAACCATTGAAAACTTTATCTTATGAGTTCCGAGTTCAATCTCACCCCCTTCAACCAGACGTAGAGTTGTGTCAGTAACTTAAATTAAGTGAACAAACCATTGTTTTACTCTGTATTGCAAAGGGCTAGCACTCTCTATATTTTGTCTATCTGCTGCCATAACTTTATTGCATGCCTTTCTATTATGATTTGTCAGGTCTTAATGTAGATGCTCTGTTCTAATGTCCATCATGCGTATCGCCGCCCTTGCTAGCCATGAAGCCCATGTGCGCCCTCAATTCTCCAAGCACGTCGGCGATCGGCGATTAGGTATTTGGGGCTGCCACTCTCATTAAGGAGGCCATCGGCGATGCAGTTGAAGTATTTGGTGGATCAAATGGCTAATAAGCTACCAAAGTGGAAGGCATCGCTTATGCCAAAGAGCGGCAGACTTACCTTGGTCCAATCGGTGCTATGTGCCATGCCGATCCATGCAATGATGGCGCTAGATCTACCGATAAAAACAATTGCTGCAATGAGGAAGATTTGCAGAGGTTTCTTGTGGTGTAGACGCGCGGAGGCCAACGGTGGCAATTGTGCGGTGGCTTGGGACGCGGTGTGCACACCGAAATGGGCAGGTGGCCTTGGTTTGCCAAATTTACGCTGGATGAACATAGCAATGCAAGCGAGATGGCCGTGGCTTGCGAGGAGTGATGAGACGAGGCCATGGAGAGAGTTCAAGATCAAGGTCCTGGAGGAGTCAATGGGGCTGTGTAGGGGCGGCCATGAGGAGTGTGGCGAACTCTGGGCTTGCAACACGTTTTTGGGAGGACCGCTGGCTTGATGGCAGCCGGATTCAAGATGTTGCACCGCTCCTATACAGCCGGGTTCCAAAACGCATCAGAGACTCCCGGTTAGTTGCATCGGCGGTGGAGAATGGGAGTTGGGCTTTGGATGTTGGCCCTGACATCGGACCTGCCGTGTTTTGCACGAGTTCTTTGTGGTATGGCAACTAGTCTCAGCTTGGGAGCCCATGGTGGATGTGCCTGACAAGGTGGTCTGGTCGTGGGAGGCCACCGGACAATTCTCCGTCAAATCTGCCTATGAGGCTGGCTTTTGGGGTCGAGAAAGAAGTGTGACGGCGGATCTAACTTGGAAATCACGTGCACCAACATGGTGCAAGTTCTTCACGTGGTTGGCCCTCAGGGACCGATGCTGGACGTCCGACCGACTAGCGAGGCGAGGGTTGCCACACCAGGACGCATGCCCGTTCTGTGACCAGGAGGACGAAACCATTAACCACATTTTACTCACTTGCGTCTTTGCTAGGACTGCTTGGGCGAGGATCTGCGAGGCCTTGGGCAAACCGGATTGGACTCCCACTCAACAGGACAAGTTGGCGAAATGGGCTGTGGACAAGTAAGGATTAGAAGGCATGAGCACCAAAGATCTCCGTACTATTATTGTGCTAGTATGGTGGGAGTTGTGGAAGCTTAGGAATGGTATTATCTTTGATGGGGCGCGCCCTTGCTTAGAGTATCTACTTAGGAGAGTGAGGCAAGAGGGCCAACTGTAGGCTTCGGCTGGGCTAATGAAAGGGAATGTAACCCCCTTCTTTAGTAGGGTGGAGAGGTGGGGGACCAGTGAGGAGTAATTTGTACCAACAAACTGTGTAAAGTGGTGGAGGCtttctttgcctttcttctttaATATATGATATGCACACTCGTGAAAAAATTTTCTCCGAGCACGTCGACTATGCTCTAACATCGAGTCTTCCCCTAATTACATGCTATTATCTCTGTTCTATAATGTAAGATGTTTTTTGACactacattatgggacggagggagttaTTTAAAATCCCAAAATAGTGAACAATTCACGTGTCATCTTGGTAGCTGCTAGCTGCATCCGAGCTACCAGAAAAGCCAAGTCAGAGCCCGGCCGGCCTACTTTTGTTTGCATGAGGACAAGTGGAGTAATCACCCCAGCTAATTAAACTAGCCTATCGGTAGAGCTCAGATTCCCAATCTAGCAGCTCCTGATTTGCGCATCGTGCAGCTGCCCGCCGTCCCGAATAAAACATGGTACGATTCCACTGGCACATGCACACACAGATGGAAAGTTTATGTACTAGTCCTTCCTAATCTATCTATGATGGAAGAAAGTAGATGTCAAAAGACAAACTTCGGCTCTTTCTTTCTCAAAAATCAAGTCTAGAAATGTCTGATAGTGTTGCGAATGACTAGATCATGTAATGTCTGTGCATTGTGttagaacaaaaagaagaaggcCAGCGGAGGCAGGATGTCAAAAGGAATATTGACTTCAGAAAGTTGCCCAACAGGTGGACGATCAGAAACCATGGCCGAAGTAAGACACGCATTATGCCATAAGGATGTGATTTCCCGCCGATTGATCGGCCCTACGCATTTCCATTGGAAAACACTATCATGTGATTCTTGCCGGCCCATCGCTCGAAATTGTCATGCTACTCTCACGGCTCTCGTGCATTACGTCCAACGCAACAAAGTTGTACAAAGtgagcgacaagtaatatggatTGGAGAGAATATtttattttcaattttttttgaaaaggagacGGTCGAAACTCCTCATGGAACTCGGAATAATTTCTCAAGGCAAAGATAAACAGTTGGAGTAACAATTCCATGAAGGTCCATAAGTTTGTCTTGAATTTTAAGGTCAACTTAATCTATTTATTTCCCGCAAAAAAACAATCAATATAATCATTTATCATGAGCTGACAGTTTTTTTTATTTTAGAAATACCAAGAAGGACCGAAACACACATCACTATATTTGTGAATGTCAACTGAGGACTAGAGTCACATAGTTTTGAAATTCAGTATTCTCTGGCATCTCTCAATTTTTCCTGACGAAGAGTTCAAACCTCTGTTCTCTGCATCAGTGACACCTTGCTAGTGTTAGTACTTCAACTATATTACTAAAAAAATCCACCGTGGCCAGGTAAGATCTCAAACCAGAGATTTGATCATTTTTTGTGCCAAGTGTTTTCTTTTGCGAAAATATCCAAATCTATTACTCCCTTCATTTATTTTTATTCCGCGTATTAggtttgtctgaagtcaaaccTTTTGAAGCTTGACCAAGTTTACACACAAAATTATTAACATTGACAATACAAAATCAATATCTTTAGAATCATCATGGAaaatattttcatattatatttgtTTGGCATTGTACACATTCATGTTttaaatataaatttggtcaaacttacaAAGTTTGACTATAGACGAATCAAATACACGAAGTCAAAAGAAATAGAGGAGTATAAAAGTTCACCAGAAATACAAAGCATcacaaacataataaaaattcaATCAGGGTTCTTGGACCACTGAACGCCACGCCGCTCGCTTACCGGAGCTGTCCTAACGTTGTCGAGGACGACCGGAAAGTTTTCGTGCACGTTCCACTAAGGACCAACGTCTTGGAACTACAGTTGTTTCCGTTGAACCATTGAATTGATCTGAAGTATGTGACACAAAAACTCACTATTGTGTAGGTACAACGTGAAATCCTAACGTCGCCATCCCAGGGAGACGACATGAATCTACACCGAAACTCCGGCGACATCATCCCAACAAACGAACTCAGGAGGATCGAAGCCTGGAAAACCAGC encodes:
- the LOC125550593 gene encoding probable E3 ubiquitin-protein ligase ARI1; this translates as MASDDECYDYEYDYEADEEEAMEADEDGLFEDDTPMPDRPADCWAITQESLSTAQQQDLSMVTNLLNVKQHNARALLIHHRWKIDCIYDHLDRKERDRMFREAGIVLQENINGKAPPSRVVNCMVCFDEFSVGAVSTMECGHYFCNDCWTEHFKASVDSGKKQIRCMGVKCPVVCDEAVVQQLLAGKYPDAARRFDRFLLESYLENNDSVKWCPSVPHCGRAIRVGAGERYTEVECPCGLGFCFACAAAAHSPCPCTMWDMWEVKCNGESETVNWILANTKSCPKCFKPIVKDGGCNLVTCKCGQCLCWKCGGATGSAHNWDSIDGHSCNRFVGEEKKKVDNAKRNLHRYTHYYDRFKIHGDSHKLEHDKLGPAIDERVKLLEALQDQPLIQDASWLTDAHRGLLQSRQVLSRSYVFAYYMFGDDDKVRTRPAHRGSLPIAQGLFENYQEELESNVERLSKLLATEYGPVPDEDDVRQDKQNAMNLAKIVQTRCGEIYKCIQDELLPLLLDPMIIAAYRPRGPDKAKEFTTA